The following nucleotide sequence is from Lacinutrix sp. Hel_I_90.
GAACTCTCTAAGACCTTAGGTAAAACGCCTACTGAAGTCAACGATTATCCCGGTTTTGTAGCGAATAGAATTTTAATGCCAATGCTAAACGAATCTATTGAAACCTTATACAATGGCGTTGCTGGGGTTGAAGAAATTGACACCGTAATGAAATTAGGAATGGCGCATCCTATGGGGCCACTACAGCTAGCCGATTTTATTGGACTAGATGTTTGTTTATCTATTTTAAACGTGATGTACGATGGCTTTAAAAACCCTAAATATGCACCATGTCCGTTATTAGTTAATATGGTTCGTGCTGGAAAATTAGGCGTTAAATCTGGTGAAGGTTTTTATAATTATTCTGCAAGTCGGAAAGCAGAGGTTGTTGCTCAGCAGTTTAAATAGTGTAAAATGCTCATTACGTTTTTAATTTCATAATGCATTAAAAACCCGATTTCATATAAAATATTAAGATTTCTAGATTTATGGTTTATAAAAAAGGGCTCACTTTTGCCTTTGAGCCTCAATCTGAAAATCAATTTAAAGCATTAACTAACGAAAGTATTGCAGTAGGAACGCTAATTAATTAGCTGATTTTAAATCCAAAGCAATGCTATTCGCGTTAGTACTGCTAACTGAATACTAAAATATGGCTCAAATAAAACCATTTCGCGCGGTAAAACCAACACGAGACAAAGTAAGTCTGGTTGCTTCCCGCTCCTACCAGAGTTATACGCAAGCGGAACGTGAAGCACGATTAAATTATAATCCGTTTTCCTTTTTGCATATCGTTAATCCCGGTTATAAATATGCTAAAGAGATTTCTGGTGAAGCACGTTACCAACTGGTAAAAAACCGTTATCAGGAATTTAAAGAGGATAGCATTTTTGCTCAAGATGAAAAACCAAGTTTTTATATTTATAAAATTGTAGATCGGGATTATCAAGTCTTTAATGGTATTGTTGCTGCTGCCAGTGTAGAAGATTATGAGAATGACATTATTAAAAAACACGAAGACACGATTTCCAGCCGTGAAATTGTATTTAAAGACTATCTCAAAACGGTTGGTTTTAATGCGGAACCTGTACTACTAACCTATCCTGAAAATGATACGGTTTCAAAAATTCTAAAGGAAACGCAACAACAACGACCAGAATTTGAGTTTACAACCACTTATAGAGACACACACTATTTATGGCCAATTGATAAACCCGATGATATTAAAACGATTACAGAAGCGTTTAGTAAAATGAAAACGCTTTATATTGCAGATGGTCACCACAGGTCTTCATCCTCACAGTTATTATGTGCCGATTTAAGAGCTGAAAACAAAAACCATAAGGGTAGTGAAAGTTATAACTACTTTATGAGTTACCTCATTTGTGAAACAGAGTTACGCATTCATGAGTTTAATCGTTTAGTTAAAGATTTAAATGGGTTAACAAAAGAGGAATTTCTTATTCAGTTAGACACTATGTACCGTATTGAAAATAGAGGAACTATGCCCTACAAGCCAACAAAACCGCATCACTTTAGCATGTATTTAGATGGCGAATTTTATTCGTTGTATTTGCGTAAAACCAATTATGAATTTAAAACCTCTTTAGATGCATTGGACGCGCAACTACTCTATCAAACCATTTTAAACCCAATTCTTGGTATTATAGATCTACGCAATGATACACGAATACACTATCTAAGTGGCAAAAAAGACATCGTTAATTTAAAAAGCGCCATAGATAGTGGTGCCTATAAAGTTGGTTTTGGTATGATTCCTGCAACAATAGACCAAATGAAACAGATTGCAGACGATGGCTTAAAAATGCCACCAAAAAGCACCTATATTGAACCTAAGTTAAGAAGTGGTGTCACTATTTATGAGTTTTAACCCCTCGTATTAAACTTAATTAGCTATGAAAAAAATAATTATATCCTTCTGTACCATTTTTCTAATAGCCTTCGATTGTGTTGCGCTACAAAATGAAGTTCCAAGCATTCAAAACACAATTATTAAAAATGGAGTTGGTCTAGGATCAGTAGTAGCAGTCGTGACCTCCTGGGATAGAAATAAGTCAATTTTACTTGCCATTATCCATGGCCTATTTAGCTGGCTCTATGTTATATATTACGCAATAACCAGAAAAGAAGAAAAGAAATGAGCATAAAAAATAATTTAAATAATATTAAATCCCACCTCCCAGAAAAAGTCGCTCTGGTAGCCGTTTCAAAAACCA
It contains:
- a CDS encoding DUF1015 domain-containing protein, producing MAQIKPFRAVKPTRDKVSLVASRSYQSYTQAEREARLNYNPFSFLHIVNPGYKYAKEISGEARYQLVKNRYQEFKEDSIFAQDEKPSFYIYKIVDRDYQVFNGIVAAASVEDYENDIIKKHEDTISSREIVFKDYLKTVGFNAEPVLLTYPENDTVSKILKETQQQRPEFEFTTTYRDTHYLWPIDKPDDIKTITEAFSKMKTLYIADGHHRSSSSQLLCADLRAENKNHKGSESYNYFMSYLICETELRIHEFNRLVKDLNGLTKEEFLIQLDTMYRIENRGTMPYKPTKPHHFSMYLDGEFYSLYLRKTNYEFKTSLDALDAQLLYQTILNPILGIIDLRNDTRIHYLSGKKDIVNLKSAIDSGAYKVGFGMIPATIDQMKQIADDGLKMPPKSTYIEPKLRSGVTIYEF